One genomic region from Sulfuriflexus mobilis encodes:
- a CDS encoding DUF302 domain-containing protein: MKRLLLIGLLVCSWLAGPAYAEDLLMFRSKQTFPEAMLALQGSIVEHGYIVSRVQRVDIGLTKSGYKTDKYRIVFFGKPSEVNAIKFAEPELIPYLPLKIAIFAEGQETMLVAANPVQYASFVRNTNIADILKRWENDLRSIFNDVQ, translated from the coding sequence ATGAAACGCTTATTATTAATTGGCCTGCTCGTTTGTTCATGGTTGGCGGGCCCTGCCTATGCCGAAGACCTGCTGATGTTCCGCTCCAAGCAGACCTTCCCGGAGGCGATGCTGGCCTTACAGGGTTCGATTGTCGAGCATGGCTATATCGTCAGCCGGGTACAACGCGTTGATATCGGTCTGACCAAGTCGGGTTACAAGACGGACAAGTACCGGATCGTCTTCTTTGGCAAGCCCAGTGAGGTCAATGCCATCAAGTTTGCCGAACCGGAATTGATCCCCTATCTGCCCCTGAAGATCGCCATCTTTGCCGAAGGCCAGGAGACGATGTTAGTGGCAGCAAACCCCGTGCAGTACGCGAGTTTTGTCCGCAATACGAATATTGCGGACATACTCAAACGATGGGAGAACGACCTGCGCTCGATCTTTAACGACGTACAGTAA
- a CDS encoding c-type cytochrome, whose protein sequence is MRGYVSKGLWRVLLALSTGLMLSVAVAAPDGEALYDQNCASCHGYDGQGGVGIPLALPAFLKSVPDEYLFKTIRYGREGRVMPPFKYLSDAQIEAIVKYVRGFATVPAAAVTLSSVRGDEKNGARLYTKYCASCHGANGEGGKGTGVTFSRPRDLPVIAPALNNKGFLAAASDSMIKMTLMNGREGTPMQSFLKLGLSETDINDIVTHVRHFERSEISSISINNDKEQAVLVQDSPYDLETTVNNVKAAAVAANYRIILTQPFDKGLAKEGKESQKEVVIYFCNFGLLNSVLALDPRVGIFLPCRVTVVEREGKVKVMSINPRHMSALYNNTELDKACDEMTAIYKNILEEATL, encoded by the coding sequence CCTGTGGCGTGTGCTTCTGGCCCTCTCTACAGGGTTGATGCTGTCAGTGGCCGTAGCCGCCCCGGATGGCGAGGCCCTGTATGACCAGAACTGTGCCAGTTGCCATGGCTATGACGGCCAGGGTGGCGTCGGTATCCCGCTGGCGCTGCCGGCCTTCCTGAAAAGCGTGCCGGATGAGTACCTCTTCAAGACCATCCGTTATGGGCGCGAGGGACGGGTGATGCCGCCGTTCAAATACCTGAGTGACGCGCAAATAGAGGCTATTGTTAAGTATGTGCGCGGTTTTGCCACGGTGCCGGCCGCTGCCGTCACACTGAGTTCGGTGCGCGGTGACGAGAAAAACGGCGCTCGCCTGTATACAAAGTACTGCGCCAGTTGCCACGGTGCCAACGGTGAGGGGGGCAAGGGTACCGGCGTGACCTTCTCGCGGCCGCGTGACCTGCCGGTGATCGCTCCGGCCCTGAACAATAAGGGTTTTCTCGCCGCGGCCTCGGACAGTATGATCAAGATGACCCTGATGAACGGGCGTGAAGGTACGCCGATGCAGTCTTTTCTCAAGCTGGGCCTGAGCGAAACGGACATTAATGACATCGTCACCCATGTTCGCCATTTTGAGCGCAGTGAGATTAGCAGTATCTCAATTAATAATGATAAGGAGCAGGCAGTACTGGTGCAGGACTCACCCTACGATTTGGAGACCACCGTCAATAATGTCAAGGCGGCGGCGGTAGCGGCCAATTATCGCATTATCCTCACTCAGCCATTTGACAAGGGTCTGGCAAAGGAGGGCAAGGAGTCACAGAAGGAGGTAGTTATCTATTTCTGTAACTTCGGTCTGTTAAATAGTGTCTTGGCACTGGACCCACGTGTCGGCATCTTCCTGCCCTGTCGGGTCACGGTTGTAGAACGTGAGGGCAAGGTCAAGGTCATGTCGATCAACCCACGCCATATGAGCGCCTTGTACAACAATACTGAGCTGGATAAGGCCTGTGATGAAATGACGGCTATTTACAAAAATATCCTTGAGGAGGCCACACTATGA